The Chanodichthys erythropterus isolate Z2021 chromosome 14, ASM2448905v1, whole genome shotgun sequence genome window below encodes:
- the cops8 gene encoding COP9 signalosome complex subunit 8 isoform X1, with protein MPVSVMMAELDEKLLLQFETQELEAPGGIATPQVYSQLLVLYLMHNDMNNARYLWKRIPQAIKTANPELAAIWAVGQRIWQRDFPGIYTAIAAYQWSESILPVMEALRESTRRRAYGLVAQAYTSISADDFAAFVGYSVEEAVKGVVSHGWQADPNTRMIMPQKPDPPPVSLVPNEQQLARLTDYVAFLEN; from the exons ATGCCCGTGTCTGTCATGATGGCTGAACTTGATGAAAAGCTGCTGTTGCAGTTTGAAACTCAAGAGCTGGAG GCTCCCGGTGGCATTGCTACACCTCAGGTGTATTCTCAATTACTAGTCTTGTATCTCATGCATAATGACAT GAATAATGCCAGATATCTTTGGAAACGGATACCCCAAGCAATCAAAACG GCAAACCCAGAGCTGGCGGCTATATGGGCGGTAGGACAGCGTATCTGGCAGCGAGACTTTCCAGGGATCTACACTGCTATTGCTGCTTACCAGTGGTCTGAAAGCATTCTCCCTGTGATGGAAGCTTTAAGAG agtCCACCCGTAGGAGGGCATATGGTCTCGTTGCTCAAGCGTACACCTCTATCAGTGCAGACGACTTCGCTGCCTTTGTGGGATACTCTGTAGAAGAGGCGGTCAAAG GTGTAGTTAGCCATGGGTGGCAAGCAGATCCAAACACCAGGATGATCATGCCACAGAAACCAG ATCCGCCCCCGGTCTCTCTGGTTCCAAACGAACAACAGCTGGCCAGACTTACTGACTACGTGGCTTTTCTTGAGAACTGA
- the cops8 gene encoding COP9 signalosome complex subunit 8 isoform X2, with translation MPVSVMMAELDEKLLLQFETQELEAPGGIATPQVYSQLLVLYLMHNDMNNARYLWKRIPQAIKTANPELAAIWAVGQRIWQRDFPGIYTAIAAYQWSESILPVMEALRATTDMEIQRTASLLGSPGSMESLEKQLSCPICLDMFTKPVVILPCQHNLCRGCASDLYDSRNPYRFSGGVFRCPTCRFEVVLDRHGVHGLQRNLLVENIIDIYKQQQEGGGGGSTTDTSIKPKNSKEPMCQEHEDEKINIYCVTHQTPTCSMCKVFGQHKDCEVSPLASVYQAQKGELSNAIDALVAGNGRLQALLNQMEEACTAVQDNAQSAKQRLGECFDSLYAALEERKNALLERIGKEQDEKVAALRSLARRYGDRLQAATELTDTAVQALEQSGAAEFLQASKNLIAQTKDAAKSSLAEERPEPGFERMDHFTLDTEHVETLLSKMDFGADDEEEFEDAEDQEEE, from the exons ATGCCCGTGTCTGTCATGATGGCTGAACTTGATGAAAAGCTGCTGTTGCAGTTTGAAACTCAAGAGCTGGAG GCTCCCGGTGGCATTGCTACACCTCAGGTGTATTCTCAATTACTAGTCTTGTATCTCATGCATAATGACAT GAATAATGCCAGATATCTTTGGAAACGGATACCCCAAGCAATCAAAACG GCAAACCCAGAGCTGGCGGCTATATGGGCGGTAGGACAGCGTATCTGGCAGCGAGACTTTCCAGGGATCTACACTGCTATTGCTGCTTACCAGTGGTCTGAAAGCATTCTCCCTGTGATGGAAGCTTTAAGAG CGACCACTGACATGGAAATTCAGCGAACTGCCTCTTTGTTGGGGTCTCCTGGCTCCATGGAGAGCCTTGAGAAACAGCTGAGCTGCCCGATCTGTCTGGACATGTTCACTAAACCGGTGGTGATCCTGCCCTGTCAACATAACCTGTGTCGTGGATGTGCTAGTGATCTCTATGACTCTCGAAACCCTTATCGTTTCTCTGGTGGTGTCTTCCGGTGCCCTACTTGCCGATTTGAAGTGGTTCTCGATCGTCATGGTGTGCATGGACTTCAGAGAAATCTTCTAGTTGAGAACATAATTGACATATAcaaacagcagcaggagggtGGAGGTGGTGGAAGCACCACAGACACTTCAATAAAACCCAAAAACTCCAAGGAGCCAATGTGCCAAGAGCATGAGGACGAGAAGATCAACATCTACTGCGTGACTCACCAAACTCCCACTTGCTCCATGTGTAAGGTATTTGGCCAACATAAAGACTGTGAGGTGTCACCACTTGCTAGTGTCTATCAGGCTCAAAAGGGAGAGCTGAGTAACGCCATTGATGCTCTTGTGGCAGGGAACGGTCGCCTTCAGGCATTGCTCAACCAGATGGAGGAGGCCTGCACAGCCGTTCAAGACAATGCTCAAAGTGCCAAGCAAAGGCTTGGTGAATGCTTCGATTCTCTGTACGCAGCCTTGGAAGAGCGCAAGAATGCCCTCTTGGAACGTATTGGCAAGGAGCAGGATGAGAAGGTAGCTGCCCTCAGAAGTCTGGCTAGGCGTTATGGGGATCGTCTTCAGGCAGCCACAGAGTTAACGGACACGGCAGTGCAGGCGCTGGAGCAAAGCGGTGCCGCAGAGTTCCTGCAGGCCTCCAAGAACCTGATTGCCCAGACAAAGGATGCAGCGAAGAGCTCACTTGCTGAAGAAAGGCCAGAGCCAGGCTTTGAAAGAATGGACCATTTCACTCTGGATACAGAACATGTGGAGACTTTGTTGTCCAAGATGGACTTTGGAGCAGATGATGAGGAGGAATTTGAAGATGCTGAGGATCAGGAAGAGGAGTAA